Proteins from a single region of Rhea pennata isolate bPtePen1 chromosome 4, bPtePen1.pri, whole genome shotgun sequence:
- the CCDC110 gene encoding coiled-coil domain-containing protein 110 — translation MPRGAGSNRRTTGAEDPVQLQTALQVSRSDSSYPKHQLLKFTVSVANPRWGSLTGYKGRLSRQRFHPGYLICRGTHMALAMAETRLTVWPVPDFTGSKSSSGYQLKILQQQLESFKTLRQQILENVNMVQSEISEILNKNIIEMKTPQCSSDKILMISTPNDVSLPAENPESPFSKKKVHHDQQPCTDEHVEANSHTGNTVSDIKISHSISLKTIAAGKVENSEDLMGNTTILALKNEYKRHLLPGTELETGSLNAAHEKVILNESKLSILSPQNGKEFYVTDNINYPNKSLKQEFQNPVISLKEKGLHFDQEFYEDSKCVNTWSSSITICNEQAESESKNEHKEFRSNYSKGDSFQVNFFSKMVKDELIMVDHKEHLEKEQQLNIINQTLLRFEDQKFGEIKVACEYDEKTEVLQKSLKNSEHLQNRVHDLENKNLALKNKLKPLNITIQSLKGKISKYNKQIQDLAEEKKRIQSQLVKSEDGSKEHIKEIKKLLRKCKELQNQTKILEEDTSQLDNGSQYTIQALQDFQITNQKVEEEMTFVTCEKERLNAMLESLQKECFMLQETNKKLEMDTSELMKEKNSLEGELERNQSEIQQMKEKETATKSELETLLQLMQTLEDKNLNLEITLQECSNTKQMLQKDFEKVQSDKAHMEKKLMTELRNAKADIDLLKSNLTSMDRERERLSMAVTNITEENQLLKKELQEYRQGASKYESDIRKLTEECLLLENHLRTVENERDVLQFEFRHLHKDYAYLRGRATDLVREQRKRGYSSGIRQDNCYSDYSTKICKEISDSKSTALECQSQDSQQQILTQCKWST, via the exons ATGCCGCGAGGCGCCGGATCTA acaggCGTACAACAGGAGCAGAAGATCCAGTTCAGCTGCAAACAGCACTGCAAGTAAGCCGGTCTGATTCCAGCTACCCAAAACATCAGCTGTTGAAGTTCACCGTTTCTGTGGCTAATCCACGTTGGGGCAGCCTGACTGGATACAAAGGGCGCCTCAGCCGGCAGCGTTTCCACCCGGGGTATTTAATTTGCAGGGGGACACACATGGCTCTTGCAATGGCTGAAACACGGCTGACAGTCTGGCCTGTACCAGACTTCACGGGCAGCAAGAGCAGCTCAGGCTACCAGTTAAAG ATCCTTCAGCAACAGCTGGAATCCTTTAAGACTCTTCGGCAACAGATTCTGGAGAATGTTAACATG GTACAGTCTGAAATTAGTGagatactaaataaaaatataattgaaatgaaaactcCACAGTGTAGCTCAGACAAGATACTGATGATTAGCACACCAAATGATGTATCTCTG CCTGCAGAAAATCCTGAATCAccattttctaagaaaaaagtTCATCATGATCAACAACCCTGTACTGATGAGCATGTGGAAGCAAATTCCCATACTGGAAATACGGTCAGTGATATAAAAATTTCACAtagtatttcactgaaaaccaTAGCAGCTGGAAAGGTAGAAAATTCAGAAGATCTAATGGGAAACACAACAATACTTGCactaaaaaatgaatataaacgCCATTTGCTACCTGGCACTGAATTGGAGACAGGAAGCTTGAATGCTGCCCATGAAAAGGTAATTTTGAATGAATCTAAACTTTCCATACTTTCTCCACAAAATGGCAAAGAATTTTATGTAACAGACAACATTAACTATCCCAACAAGTCATTGAAACAAGAATTTCAAAACCCAGTCA TTTCACTTAAAGAAAAGGGCCTACATTTTGATCAAGAATTTTATGAAGACTCCAAATGTGTTAACACGTGGAGTTCTTCTATAACAATATGCAATGAACAAGCagaatctgaaagcaaaaatgaacaTAAAGAATTTAGAAGCAATTATAGTAAAGGTGACAGTTTCcaggttaattttttttccaaaatggtAAAAGATGAGTTAATAATGGTTGATCATAAAGAGCATctagaaaaagaacaacaactGAATATTATAAATCAAACATTACTGAGGTTTGAAGATCAGAAGTTCGGTGAAATCAAAGTAGCCTGTGAATATGATGAGAAAACTGAAGTGTTGCAGAAGTCCCTGAAAAACTCTGAGCATTTGCAAAACAGAGTACATGATCTTGAGAATAAAAATTTAGCTCTCAAGAACAAACTGAAACCTCTTAATATTACCATACAgtctttgaaaggaaaaatttcaaaatacaataaGCAAATTCAGGAtttagctgaagaaaagaaaaggattcaAAGCCAGTTAGTTAAATCAGAAGATGGCAGTAAGGAACATattaaggaaataaagaagttgttaagaaaatgtaaagaactCCAGAATCAGACAAAAATCCTTGAGGAAGACACAAGTCAACTCGATAATGGAAGTCAATATACAATACAGGCACTACAAGATTTTCAAATTACGAATCAGAAAGTAGAGGAAGAGATGACTTTTGTTACctgtgaaaaagaaaggctCAATGCAATGCTAGAGTCCTTGCAAAAGGAATGTTTCATGTtacaagaaacaaataaaaaacttgAGATGGACACATCCGAgcttatgaaagaaaagaattcccTAGAAGGAGAGCTTGAAAGAAATCAGAGTGAAAtacagcaaatgaaagaaaaagaaacagcaacaaaatctgAACTGGAGACCCTTCTTCAGTTAATGCAGACACTGGAAGACAAAAATCTTAACCTTGAAATAACCCTGCAGGAATGTTCTAATACTAAACAGATGCTGCAGAAGGACTTTGAGAAAGTCCAGTCAGATAAAGCTCATATGGAAAAGAAACTCATGACTGAActcagaaatgcaaaagcagatattgatcttttaaaatcaaatttgacCAGCATGGACAGAGAACGTGAGAGGTTATCAATGGCAGTAACTAATATCACAGAGGAAAATCAGTTACTTAAGAAGGAGCTTCAGGAATATAGACAAGGAGCTTCCAAATATGAAAGTGACATTAGAAAACTGACTGAAGAATGTTTGCTATTAGAAAATCATCTGCGGACTGTTGAAAATGAGAGAGATGTATTACAGTTTGAATTCCGCCATCTGCATAAGGATTATGCTTATCTCCGGGGCCGAGCTACAGATCTAGTCCGCGAGCAGAGGAAACGTGGTTATAGTTCTGGTATCAGGCAAGATAACTGTTACTCTGATTATTCCACtaaaatttgcaaagaaatttcGGATTCAAAGTCTACAGCTTTGGAATGCCAGTCACAAG ATTCACAACAGCAAATCCTTACACAATGTAAGTGGTCAACATAA